From one Lycium ferocissimum isolate CSIRO_LF1 chromosome 7, AGI_CSIRO_Lferr_CH_V1, whole genome shotgun sequence genomic stretch:
- the LOC132063415 gene encoding LOW QUALITY PROTEIN: AP-5 complex subunit mu-like (The sequence of the model RefSeq protein was modified relative to this genomic sequence to represent the inferred CDS: inserted 1 base in 1 codon), translating into MLMNCRRFPVVEKRWRAACERDKSDDLKYKVLPSIPTDSEIAAAFIDRKKREGSARGFGIRINQSVEGSDSWVDDPITRHIISLCIKNEEEEKNRILWPLVLHIKGHYCILVLPLVEPDHLKTYTRMCKRSDSGNAVGADESLSXILLNLPSITGAFMVGHMVGDIITGDVTEPEIVISAAPSVGGLLDSLTGSIGISARAKPVAASVAGSTASGAATSGAMASDAPKIGLRPLDRDAIRSFISSAMPFGTPLDLNYTNISAVKINGFSSADIPPADQKQPAWKPYLYRGKQRILFTIHETVHAAMYDRDEIPDSIKISGQINCRAELEGLPDVMFPLIGLDTARVELLSFHPCAQVPEHGNEKQALMFSPPLGNFVLTRYQAFCGMGPPIKGFYQLSMVSENEGAFLFKLCLMEGYRAPLSMDFCTVTMPFPRRRVLSFDGTPSIGTISVAEHLVEWKIITTGRGVSGKSVEATFPGTVKFAPWQPQRLPSSVLGNMEDEESDAETESTNNMANVEDLLMEKMNKDLQAVDLEEPFCWQAYDYAKVSFKIMGGSLSGMSIDPRSVSIFPAVKAPVEFSTQVTSGDYILWNTLGKCPVAATPKA; encoded by the exons ATGTTGATGAATTGCAGGAGATTTCCGGTGGTGGAGAAGCGGTGGCGAGCGGCGTGTGAGAGAGATAAGAGTGATGATTTGAAATACAAAGTGTTGCCTTCTATTCCTACTGATTCAGAGATTGCTGCTGCTTTCATTGACCGCAAGAaaag GGAGGGATCTGCTCGTGGATTTGGCATTAGGATAAACCAGTCAGTTGAAGGTTCAGATTCCTGGGTTGATGATCCGATCACGCGTCACATAATAAGTTTGTGCATTAAAAATGAAGAGGAGGAAAAGAATCGTATTTTGTGGCCACTTGTTTTGCACATAAAGGGACACTACTGTATTCTTGTACTGCCTTTAGTGGAACCTGATCATCTAAAAACATATACAAGGATGTGTAAAAGATCCGACTCTGGAAATGCTGTTGGAGCCGATGAAAGTTTAT CCATCCTGCTTAATCTTCCATCAATCACAGG GGCATTTATGGTGGGTCACATGGTAGGAGACATCATAACAGGTGATGTGACAGAACCTGAAATAGTCATAAGTGCAGCTCCATCAGTGGGTGGGTTGTTGGATTCTCTCACTGGAAGTATTGGTATTTCAGCAAGAGCAAAACCTGTAGCTGCTTCAGTTGCAGGTTCAACAGCTTCTGGAGCTGCAACGAGTGGAGCAATGGCATCTGATGCTCCAAAGATTGGTTTGAGGCCCCTAGATAGAGATGCGATTCGCTCTTTCATAAGCAGTGCAATGCCTTTTG GCACCCCTCTGGAtctcaactacaccaacatatCAGCAGTTAAGATAAATGGATTTTCTTCAGCAGATATCCCTCCTGCAGATCAGAAGCAGCCAGCATGGAAACCTTATCTTTATAGAGGGAAGCAGAGAATTCTGTTTACAATTCACGAGACAGTCCATGCTGCCATGTATGATCGCGATGAAATTCCAGATAGCATAAAAATTTCAGGTCAAATTAACTGTCGAGCGGAATTAGAAGGGTTGCCCGATGTGATGTTCCCactaataggtttggacactgCTCGTGTTGAGCTGTTATCCTTCCACCCCTGTGCTCAAGTTCCAGAGCATGGTAATGAGAAGCAAGCACTTATGTTCTCACCACCACTAGGAAATTTTGTATTGACGCGTTATCAGGCATTTTGTGGTATGGGACCTCCAATTAAGGGTTTTTATCAGCTTTCCATGGTTTCAGAAAATGAAGGTGCATTTTTGTTTAAGTTATGCCTCATGGAAGGTTATAGAGCTCCTCTGTCAATGGATTTCTGCACTGTGACTATGCCTTTCCCAAGGAGAAGGGTACTTTCTTTTGATGGAACACCTTCTATTGGAACAATTTCAGTTGCTGAGCACTTGGTTGAATGGAAAATTATAACGACAGGTCGAGGAGTTTCAGGAAAGAGTGTGGAGGCAACATTTCCAGGAACAGTTAAGTTTGCTCCATGGCAACCTCAAAGATTGCCTTCCTCAGTACTTGGGAATATGGAAGATGAAGAGAGTGATGCCGAAACAGAGTCAACGAACAATATGGCGAATGTGGAAGATCTTTTAATGGAAAAAATGAATAAGGATCTTCAAGCAGTTGATTTGGAGGAGCCATTTTGCTGGCAAGCATATGATTATGCTAAA GTATCTTTCAAGATAATGGGAGGATCATTGTCAGGAATGTCTATTGATCCGAGATCT